ATGTATTAACTGCCCCGGACGGTGCCGCAGGGTTGGCATTAATATTGCAAGAAAAAGCTGATTTGATTTTATTGGATGTGATGATGCCAAAAATGGATGGGTTTGCTGTTTTGGCAGCTATCAAGAAGGAAAAGAAAATCAGTAAAACACCAGTTATTCTTTTAACTAATTTAAGACAAGATGAGGATATTAAAAAAGGTAAAGAGTACGGAGTTGTTGATTATTGTATCAAGGCCAATATGACGCCACATGATCTAGTGGAAAAAATT
The genomic region above belongs to Candidatus Komeilibacteria bacterium CG_4_10_14_0_2_um_filter_37_10 and contains:
- a CDS encoding response regulator gives rise to the protein MVSKAKTIILVEDEEILVNMYKLKLTKGGYHVLTAPDGAAGLALILQEKADLILLDVMMPKMDGFAVLAAIKKEKKISKTPVILLTNLRQDEDIKKGKEYGVVDYCIKANMTPHDLVEKIDQFFKK